From Cognatishimia activa, one genomic window encodes:
- the secY gene encoding preprotein translocase subunit SecY: MVSAAEQMAANTSWAALGKATDLRNRILFTIALLIVYRLGTYIPVPGIDANALREFMEGAAQGIGGILTMFTGGALGRMGIFALGIMPYISASIIVQLLTSMVPALEQLKKEGEQGRKKINQYTRYGTVFLATLQSYGLAVSLQSGDLVTNPGTFFLVSCMVTLVGGTMFLMWLGEQITARGIGNGISLIIFVGIIAEVPAALAQFFASGRSGAISPAVIVGVIVMVVATIAFVVFMERALRKIHIQYPRRQVGMKVYDGGSSHLPVKVNPAGVIPAIFASSLLLLPTTISTFSGNQTSPIMSTILAYFGPGQPLYLLFFTAMIVFFAFFYTFNVSFKVDEVADNLKNQNGFVPGIRPGKKTAEYLEYVVTRILVLGSGYLAAVCLLPEILRGQLAIPFYFGGTSVLIVVSVTMDTIQQVQSHLLAHQYEGLIEKSQLRGKGSKKRGRKGAARR, from the coding sequence ATGGTATCTGCAGCAGAGCAAATGGCGGCCAACACAAGCTGGGCCGCGCTTGGTAAAGCGACCGATCTTCGCAACCGCATTCTGTTCACCATCGCGCTTTTGATTGTTTATCGTCTGGGAACCTACATTCCGGTACCCGGCATTGACGCAAACGCGCTGCGTGAGTTCATGGAAGGTGCGGCGCAAGGCATCGGTGGCATCCTGACCATGTTCACCGGTGGTGCGCTGGGTCGTATGGGCATCTTTGCTCTGGGCATTATGCCGTATATCTCGGCGTCGATTATTGTTCAGCTTTTGACATCGATGGTTCCTGCGCTGGAGCAACTGAAAAAAGAAGGCGAGCAGGGTCGCAAGAAAATCAACCAATACACCCGCTATGGTACGGTTTTCCTTGCGACATTGCAGTCCTACGGTCTGGCGGTCTCTCTGCAATCCGGTGATCTTGTCACGAACCCAGGTACGTTCTTCCTTGTGTCCTGCATGGTGACACTGGTTGGCGGCACCATGTTCCTGATGTGGCTGGGTGAACAAATCACCGCGCGCGGCATCGGCAACGGTATCTCGTTGATCATTTTCGTTGGCATCATCGCTGAAGTTCCAGCCGCTCTGGCACAGTTCTTTGCCTCCGGTCGTTCCGGTGCGATCAGCCCAGCGGTTATCGTGGGCGTGATTGTTATGGTCGTTGCGACCATCGCGTTTGTGGTCTTCATGGAGCGTGCTCTGCGCAAGATCCACATTCAGTACCCACGCCGTCAGGTCGGTATGAAGGTCTACGACGGTGGTTCATCCCACCTGCCAGTAAAAGTGAACCCAGCCGGCGTTATCCCTGCGATCTTCGCGAGCTCACTGTTGCTGTTGCCAACCACGATTTCGACCTTCTCTGGCAACCAGACCAGCCCGATCATGTCGACCATTCTGGCCTATTTCGGACCTGGTCAGCCTCTGTATCTGCTGTTCTTCACAGCCATGATCGTCTTCTTCGCCTTCTTCTATACGTTCAACGTATCTTTCAAAGTGGACGAAGTGGCGGACAATCTGAAAAACCAGAACGGCTTTGTACCTGGCATCCGTCCGGGCAAGAAGACCGCCGAGTATCTGGAATACGTTGTGACGCGCATTCTTGTGCTGGGTTCCGGCTACCTTGCGGCAGTTTGTCTCCTGCCTGAGATTCTCCGTGGCCAATTGGCAATTCCTTTCTATTTTGGCGGGACTTCGGTACTGATCGTTGTTTCTGTGACCATGGACACAATCCAACAGGTCCAGAGCCATCTGCTGGCACATCAGTATGAAGGTCTGATTGAAAAATCGCAGCTGCGTGGAAAGGGTTCTAAGAAGCGCGGGAGAAAGGGAGCTGCTCGTCGATGA
- a CDS encoding adenylate kinase, whose translation MNIILLGPPGAGKGTQASHLVETRDMIQLSTGDMLREAKTSGSEMGKKVAAIMDAGELVTDEIVIGLIREKLEGNKKGGFIFDGFPRTLTQADALEELLEETGEKLDAVIALAVNDEVLVDRIVGRAAEAVAAGGTARADDNEESLKIRLMEYYKKTNALIGYYHAKGNLTWVDGLAEIDAVKAEIAEALG comes from the coding sequence ATGAATATTATTCTGCTTGGCCCTCCGGGTGCCGGTAAAGGAACGCAGGCAAGCCATCTGGTTGAGACCCGCGATATGATCCAACTGTCCACTGGTGACATGCTGCGCGAAGCAAAAACCAGCGGTTCTGAGATGGGCAAGAAGGTTGCGGCCATTATGGACGCAGGCGAGCTGGTCACAGACGAAATCGTGATCGGTCTGATCCGCGAAAAGCTGGAAGGCAACAAGAAGGGTGGGTTCATCTTTGATGGTTTCCCACGCACTTTGACCCAAGCCGATGCTTTGGAAGAGCTGCTGGAAGAGACCGGTGAAAAGCTGGATGCTGTGATTGCGCTAGCTGTGAACGACGAGGTTCTGGTGGACCGTATCGTTGGCCGTGCAGCGGAAGCTGTGGCTGCTGGTGGTACAGCCCGTGCAGACGATAACGAGGAAAGCCTCAAGATCCGTCTGATGGAGTACTACAAAAAGACCAATGCGCTGATCGGCTACTACCACGCAAAAGGCAACCTGACCTGGGTCGATGGTCTGGCGGAGATCGACGCAGTGAAAGCAGAGATTGCAGAAGCGCTGGGTTAA
- a CDS encoding SDR family oxidoreductase gives MRFKSKTIAITGGTSGIGLGAAKAFAKEGGAVYVAGRSATAFQTDMDQQNIHPIHADVTQPDSLADFFETIKISEGKLDVLFANAGIAEFLPLDATDTAHFRRVMEVNFFGVLNTIKEALPIMSAGSSIILTTSIANQMGEPNSAAYSASKAAAKSLVSTLSTELAPRSIRVNAVSPGPTETPIFAKMGLEGEAFDQVKEAVSASIPMRRMAQVTDVVPSVLYLASEESQFVMGQELVVDGGVTGCPTL, from the coding sequence ATGCGATTTAAATCAAAGACCATCGCTATTACAGGTGGCACCTCAGGTATTGGATTAGGAGCTGCAAAGGCATTCGCTAAAGAAGGCGGAGCGGTTTATGTAGCGGGGCGTAGTGCTACGGCATTCCAGACCGACATGGATCAACAAAACATTCACCCGATCCATGCCGACGTCACCCAACCAGACTCTCTGGCAGATTTTTTTGAAACGATAAAAATCTCCGAAGGGAAGCTTGATGTCTTATTCGCCAACGCCGGCATCGCCGAATTCCTGCCGCTTGATGCGACAGACACGGCTCACTTTCGACGGGTAATGGAAGTGAACTTCTTTGGTGTGCTCAACACGATCAAAGAGGCGCTACCGATCATGAGCGCGGGATCGAGTATCATCCTAACAACTTCGATCGCAAACCAAATGGGAGAGCCCAATTCCGCCGCCTATTCAGCAAGCAAAGCAGCGGCCAAATCTCTCGTTTCAACTTTGTCCACAGAACTTGCACCGCGTAGTATCCGTGTGAACGCCGTGAGCCCCGGCCCTACTGAGACTCCCATCTTTGCCAAGATGGGCTTGGAAGGAGAAGCGTTTGATCAGGTCAAAGAAGCCGTATCCGCGAGCATCCCGATGCGACGGATGGCACAGGTCACAGATGTAGTCCCTTCTGTCCTGTATCTTGCTTCAGAAGAAAGCCAGTTTGTGATGGGACAGGAGTTAGTCGTTGATGGTGGGGTCACCGGGTGTCCAACGCTCTGA
- a CDS encoding LysR family transcriptional regulator — MIFDAVYRERHVTRAAERLNMSQPAVSNALHRLRHSLKDDLFIKTQQGIDPTERAHRLATPIRAILKELEEVLAHQSFDPFASDGEITIAAVDYVNIALLPELLTVLSKKAPGLRVRMMPTHGRSYDLLDRGEADIALASFDSVPSRFRKETLKIEDYVCVVRSDHPVLSKSFDAAAYAGLDHILQSPKGDLKGSTDKSLSELGLERKVKLSISSFAHAPEILVSTDMVLTAPRSVAQTLCKDMRLSMCPCPVAVDEAAQRLDMLWHNRLGSRPLAEWIRQELRNL, encoded by the coding sequence GTGATTTTTGATGCCGTTTATCGCGAACGCCATGTCACCCGGGCTGCTGAGCGCCTAAACATGTCGCAACCTGCCGTGTCCAATGCGTTGCACAGGCTTCGACACAGTTTAAAGGATGATCTGTTCATCAAGACGCAGCAGGGGATCGATCCAACGGAGCGGGCCCACAGGTTGGCGACGCCCATTAGGGCAATCTTAAAAGAGCTTGAGGAAGTGCTGGCTCATCAATCTTTTGATCCATTCGCCTCTGACGGTGAAATCACAATTGCAGCCGTGGACTATGTGAATATTGCGCTTCTGCCAGAACTCTTGACGGTGCTTTCAAAGAAAGCCCCTGGCTTACGTGTTCGCATGATGCCAACCCATGGCCGGTCCTATGATCTTTTAGACCGCGGTGAAGCTGATATTGCATTGGCTAGCTTTGACTCGGTGCCCTCGCGGTTTCGCAAAGAGACGCTCAAAATCGAAGATTATGTCTGCGTTGTAAGATCGGACCATCCGGTGTTGTCAAAAAGCTTTGACGCAGCGGCCTATGCAGGATTGGATCACATTCTGCAAAGCCCGAAGGGTGATTTGAAGGGCAGCACCGACAAGTCACTCTCAGAGCTTGGGCTAGAGCGGAAGGTGAAACTCAGCATCTCCAGTTTCGCGCATGCACCGGAGATATTGGTTTCGACCGATATGGTGTTGACCGCGCCACGCTCTGTCGCACAAACGCTGTGCAAGGACATGCGTTTATCGATGTGCCCTTGCCCGGTCGCCGTTGATGAGGCGGCTCAAAGATTGGACATGTTGTGGCACAATCGTCTTGGGTCGCGGCCTCTTGCTGAGTGGATACGGCAAGAACTTCGCAATCTTTGA
- a CDS encoding cation:proton antiporter, with translation MTDFLLLAFVFLIAGVVAVPIASRLGLGSVLGYLIAGIVISPILAWLHVDVISIQHFAEFGVVMMLFLVGLELEPKLLWSMRAKLLGLGGGQVGITAALVMAVAMAFGQPWTVSLAIGLVFALSSTAIVLQTLGEKGLMKSDGGQSSFSVLLFQDIAVIPMLALVPLLAMPEIMEAMSHAADHAGDHGGDDHGDGHGSSMSLVDGLPGWAVALVTLGSIAVVVGGGMFLTSPIFRFIAGAQLRELFVATALMIVIGIALLMSLVGLSPALGTFLAGVVLANSEYRHELESDIDPFKGLLLGLFFMTVGAGINFGLLFDNLGAIVGLTLGLMLLKSAVLLALSFVFKIQGADRWLFALGLAQAGEFGFVLLSFTVANAVIPAELADRLLLIVALSMLLTPALFIIYDKIIAPRYSDAEEREMDEIAEHSDIIIAGHGRVGGIVSRILRGAGMNPTVIDYSSKQLEMLKAFNVQAYYGDATRPDLLHAAGIHQAKLLIIAIDNKEQTTELVHYVKHHYPDLHVVARAVDRNHVYDLWAAGCRDIIRDTYDSSLRMGRSAIEALGYSADQATRMVDAFNELDRRSMLALANEYDPAIPAMENEDYMNAVREMQGDWQAELETKMKGIMAGKT, from the coding sequence ATGACTGATTTTTTACTACTGGCCTTTGTCTTTTTGATTGCCGGGGTGGTTGCGGTGCCGATTGCATCACGACTGGGGCTGGGCTCTGTCCTCGGATATCTGATCGCTGGCATCGTGATCAGCCCAATCTTGGCGTGGCTGCATGTGGATGTGATCTCGATCCAGCACTTCGCTGAATTTGGCGTGGTCATGATGTTGTTTCTGGTGGGCCTGGAACTCGAACCAAAACTGCTTTGGTCGATGCGGGCCAAACTCTTAGGGCTGGGTGGCGGACAAGTGGGAATAACGGCTGCTCTGGTGATGGCTGTGGCCATGGCGTTTGGGCAACCTTGGACTGTGTCATTGGCCATAGGTTTGGTCTTTGCACTCTCTTCAACAGCGATTGTTTTGCAGACCCTTGGAGAAAAGGGGCTGATGAAAAGCGATGGCGGGCAGTCGAGCTTCTCGGTTTTGCTTTTCCAGGATATCGCGGTGATCCCAATGCTGGCTTTGGTGCCGCTTCTTGCGATGCCAGAAATCATGGAAGCGATGAGCCATGCAGCTGATCATGCTGGCGATCATGGCGGAGATGATCACGGAGATGGTCATGGGTCATCTATGAGCTTGGTTGATGGGCTGCCGGGCTGGGCCGTTGCGCTTGTGACGCTCGGATCCATTGCGGTTGTTGTTGGTGGTGGGATGTTCCTGACCAGTCCGATCTTTCGTTTCATCGCCGGTGCGCAGCTGCGGGAGCTGTTTGTGGCGACCGCTTTGATGATAGTGATTGGTATTGCACTGCTAATGTCTCTCGTGGGATTGTCCCCAGCATTGGGAACTTTTCTTGCCGGTGTGGTTTTAGCCAACAGCGAATATCGACACGAGCTTGAAAGTGACATCGATCCCTTCAAAGGCCTCCTGCTAGGCTTGTTCTTCATGACGGTCGGCGCAGGTATCAACTTTGGGCTGCTGTTTGATAACCTCGGAGCCATCGTTGGGCTGACTTTGGGTTTGATGCTTCTAAAGTCTGCAGTGCTACTCGCGCTTTCCTTCGTCTTCAAAATTCAGGGCGCCGACCGCTGGCTCTTTGCCCTGGGTCTTGCGCAGGCGGGTGAGTTTGGATTTGTGCTGCTGTCTTTCACCGTCGCAAATGCTGTGATCCCCGCGGAGCTTGCCGATCGGCTGTTGTTGATCGTGGCACTCTCGATGCTGCTGACACCGGCTTTGTTCATCATCTACGACAAGATCATCGCACCGCGATATTCGGATGCTGAAGAGCGTGAGATGGATGAAATCGCCGAACATAGCGATATTATCATTGCTGGTCATGGGCGTGTTGGCGGGATTGTCAGCCGTATACTTCGCGGGGCTGGGATGAACCCGACCGTGATCGATTACAGCTCCAAACAACTTGAGATGCTGAAGGCTTTCAATGTTCAGGCCTACTACGGCGATGCAACGCGACCTGATCTGTTACATGCGGCAGGCATTCATCAAGCGAAGCTTTTGATCATAGCCATCGATAACAAAGAGCAGACCACAGAACTGGTGCACTACGTCAAACACCACTACCCGGACCTTCATGTGGTCGCGCGTGCTGTGGATCGGAACCACGTTTACGATCTCTGGGCAGCAGGGTGCCGCGATATCATACGGGACACATATGATAGTTCGCTGCGCATGGGGCGGTCTGCCATTGAAGCACTGGGTTATTCTGCTGATCAGGCGACCCGCATGGTCGATGCGTTTAACGAGTTGGATCGCCGCAGCATGTTGGCGCTGGCCAATGAATATGATCCGGCGATTCCAGCCATGGAAAACGAGGACTACATGAACGCCGTGCGCGAGATGCAAGGGGATTGGCAAGCGGAATTGGAAACCAAGATGAAGGGGATCATGGCCGGGAAAACCTAG
- a CDS encoding outer membrane protein, whose product MNIHKGLALTVALGLSAATAQADGFYISGNISATTSGHTLERNDSTPGLPVPDTAGVGFSETTDFSGGLALGYERNIGNGPFFLGAEAFYNFEDASSRNIVGVLATDVSLNASYGARILAGVEVAPKLSLYGHVGYTTLDFDLRNSYTFAPPVRTDSRREGAVSFGAGARYAVNDQFSVFTEFTQVADVSFDGIPEVAGGTGRVNPNRISLNKVSFGVKYDF is encoded by the coding sequence ATGAACATCCATAAGGGGCTCGCCCTAACAGTGGCGCTCGGCCTGTCGGCAGCGACTGCTCAGGCTGATGGGTTTTACATCAGCGGTAATATCAGCGCGACAACCAGCGGTCACACACTAGAGCGCAACGACTCCACCCCCGGGCTTCCGGTCCCTGACACAGCAGGCGTCGGTTTTTCCGAAACCACCGATTTCTCAGGAGGTCTTGCACTGGGTTACGAGCGGAATATCGGCAACGGGCCATTCTTTCTTGGTGCGGAGGCATTTTATAACTTCGAAGACGCAAGCTCTCGAAACATCGTCGGCGTTCTTGCGACCGATGTTAGCCTGAATGCAAGCTACGGTGCGCGCATTCTGGCAGGTGTCGAAGTTGCTCCGAAACTATCGCTGTACGGTCACGTCGGCTACACCACTTTGGATTTCGACCTGCGCAATTCCTATACTTTTGCTCCACCAGTCAGAACAGACTCTCGCCGTGAAGGCGCGGTCTCTTTCGGTGCTGGCGCGCGTTACGCGGTGAACGACCAATTCTCTGTCTTCACCGAATTCACACAAGTTGCCGATGTCTCATTTGACGGCATCCCCGAAGTCGCTGGCGGCACAGGCCGGGTTAATCCAAATCGGATTTCCCTTAACAAGGTCAGCTTCGGCGTCAAATACGACTTCTAA
- the rpsM gene encoding 30S ribosomal protein S13, producing MARIAGVNIPTHKRVPIALTYITGIGHTSAASICEAVGIDATRRVNELSDAEVLAVREHIDANYTVEGDLRREVQMNIKRLMDLGCYRGLRHRRNLPVRGQRTHTNARTRKGPAKAIAGKKK from the coding sequence TTGGCACGTATCGCCGGCGTTAACATCCCGACCCACAAACGGGTCCCGATCGCCCTTACTTATATCACTGGCATTGGCCACACATCCGCTGCATCCATCTGTGAAGCAGTTGGTATCGACGCCACTCGCCGCGTAAACGAACTGTCCGACGCAGAAGTTCTGGCCGTTCGTGAGCACATCGACGCAAACTACACCGTTGAAGGTGACCTGCGCCGTGAAGTTCAAATGAACATCAAACGCCTGATGGACCTGGGTTGCTACCGCGGCCTGCGTCACCGTCGTAACCTGCCGGTTCGCGGTCAGCGTACCCACACTAACGCTCGTACTCGCAAAGGTCCTGCAAAGGCCATTGCTGGTAAGAAGAAATAA
- the rpsK gene encoding 30S ribosomal protein S11, with the protein MARDKRAPKRKERKNIAAGVAHVNSSFNNTKILISDVQGNAISWSSAGTMGFKGSRKSTPYAAQMAAEDAGKKAQDHGVKTLEVEVQGPGSGRESALRALAAIGFNITSIRDVTPIAHNGCRPPKRRRV; encoded by the coding sequence ATGGCACGCGATAAGAGAGCGCCTAAGCGCAAGGAACGTAAGAACATCGCAGCTGGTGTTGCTCACGTGAACTCGTCGTTCAACAACACCAAAATCCTGATCTCTGACGTTCAGGGTAACGCGATTTCCTGGTCCTCTGCTGGCACCATGGGTTTCAAAGGCTCCCGTAAGTCTACCCCATATGCTGCTCAGATGGCTGCGGAAGATGCTGGCAAAAAAGCACAGGATCACGGCGTAAAAACTCTGGAAGTTGAAGTTCAAGGTCCAGGTTCCGGTCGTGAATCCGCACTGCGCGCATTGGCTGCAATTGGTTTCAACATCACATCCATCCGTGACGTGACCCCAATCGCACACAACGGCTGCCGCCCACCAAAGCGCCGCCGCGTATAA
- a CDS encoding DNA-directed RNA polymerase subunit alpha: MIHKNWAELIKPTQLEIKPGNDPARQATVVAEPLERGFGLTMGNALRRVLMSSLQGAAITSVQIDNVLHEFSSVAGVREDVTDIILNLKQVALRMEVEGPKRLSINAKGPGAVTAGDISDSAGIEVLNKDLVICHLDDGADLFVELTVNTGKGYVSADKNKPEDAPIGLMPIDAIYSPVKKVSYDVQPTREGQVLDYDKLTMKIETDGSITPEDAVAFAARILQDQLSIFVNFDEPEAAGRQDEDDGLEFNPLLLKKVDELELSVRSANCLKNDNIVYIGDLIQKTEAEMLRTPNFGRKSLNEIKEVLSGMGLHLGMDVEDWPPDNIEDLAKKFEDAF; this comes from the coding sequence ATGATCCACAAAAACTGGGCAGAACTGATCAAGCCAACCCAGCTTGAAATCAAGCCGGGCAATGATCCTGCACGCCAAGCAACTGTTGTAGCCGAGCCTCTGGAACGTGGTTTTGGTCTGACAATGGGTAACGCGCTGCGCCGCGTTCTGATGAGCTCCCTGCAAGGTGCGGCCATCACTTCCGTACAGATCGACAACGTTCTGCACGAGTTCTCTTCTGTTGCTGGCGTTCGTGAAGACGTCACCGACATCATCCTGAACCTTAAGCAGGTTGCTCTGCGCATGGAAGTGGAAGGCCCTAAGCGTCTTTCCATCAATGCAAAGGGTCCAGGCGCTGTGACTGCGGGTGATATCTCTGACTCCGCGGGCATCGAAGTTCTGAACAAAGATCTGGTTATCTGCCACCTCGACGATGGCGCGGACCTCTTTGTTGAGCTGACTGTGAACACTGGCAAGGGCTATGTCTCTGCAGACAAAAACAAGCCAGAAGACGCACCAATTGGCCTGATGCCAATCGATGCGATTTACTCTCCGGTCAAGAAGGTCTCTTATGACGTTCAGCCAACCCGTGAAGGTCAGGTTCTGGACTATGACAAGCTGACCATGAAGATCGAAACAGATGGTTCCATCACACCAGAAGACGCGGTTGCATTCGCAGCACGTATTCTGCAGGATCAGCTGTCCATCTTCGTAAACTTCGACGAACCAGAAGCGGCTGGCCGTCAGGACGAAGACGATGGTCTCGAGTTCAACCCACTTCTGCTGAAGAAAGTGGACGAGCTGGAACTCTCTGTACGTTCTGCAAACTGCCTGAAGAACGACAACATCGTTTACATCGGCGATCTGATCCAGAAAACCGAAGCAGAAATGCTGCGCACACCAAACTTCGGCCGCAAATCTTTGAACGAGATCAAAGAAGTGCTGTCCGGCATGGGGCTGCACCTTGGCATGGACGTCGAGGACTGGCCACCAGACAACATCGAAGATCTGGCAAAGAAATTCGAAGACGCATTCTAA
- the rplQ gene encoding 50S ribosomal protein L17: MRHAKGYRRLNRTHEHRKAMFANMAGSLIEHEQIKTTLPKAKELRPIVEKLITLGKRGDLHARRQAAAQLKQDKHVAKLFEVLGPRFAERQGGYIRVLKAGFRYGDMAPMAIIEFVERDADAKGAADKARLAEEEAAAE, from the coding sequence ATGCGTCACGCAAAAGGCTACCGTCGCCTCAACCGTACACACGAACACCGCAAAGCGATGTTCGCAAACATGGCTGGTTCCCTGATCGAGCACGAGCAGATCAAAACAACCCTGCCAAAAGCAAAAGAACTGCGCCCGATCGTTGAAAAACTGATCACTCTGGGCAAACGCGGCGACCTGCACGCGCGTCGTCAGGCAGCTGCTCAGCTGAAGCAAGACAAGCACGTTGCGAAACTGTTCGAGGTGCTTGGACCACGTTTTGCAGAGCGTCAGGGTGGTTACATCCGCGTTCTGAAAGCTGGCTTCCGCTACGGCGACATGGCACCAATGGCGATCATCGAATTCGTTGAGCGCGATGCGGATGCAAAAGGCGCAGCTGACAAAGCACGTCTGGCCGAAGAAGAAGCGGCAGCAGAATAA
- a CDS encoding thiol-disulfide oxidoreductase DCC family protein, with protein MSGPAKTRALYNGDCPVCSAEMCHYEAYADTKNLPLGFEDLNKIDLSDWGVTEDQATRLLHVIHDDKLLVGWDAFLALWSQMPRYQLVARIGGWPIVRPIASWGYKHIVARIIYERHLRRKARGLVGSS; from the coding sequence ATGAGTGGACCCGCAAAAACACGCGCTCTTTATAACGGTGACTGCCCGGTCTGCAGCGCTGAAATGTGCCATTATGAAGCCTATGCGGATACCAAAAACCTGCCGCTGGGCTTTGAAGATTTGAACAAAATCGATCTATCTGACTGGGGCGTCACCGAAGATCAGGCGACGCGGCTTTTACACGTCATTCATGATGACAAGCTGCTCGTGGGCTGGGATGCATTCCTCGCGCTTTGGTCGCAAATGCCTCGGTATCAATTGGTCGCACGTATTGGGGGCTGGCCCATCGTTCGCCCTATCGCGAGCTGGGGATATAAGCACATCGTCGCCCGGATCATCTATGAACGCCATTTGCGGCGAAAAGCGCGGGGCTTGGTTGGATCAAGCTAG
- a CDS encoding YitT family protein, giving the protein MSRSSFKHLISFYDLQGLCFGILLACLAMVLLKGAGLVTGQTAGLALLLSYLTPLDFGLLFFLLTLPFLLMGWTMRGAVFAMRTAFAVISISVLVPFFSKHIEFASIHPLSAAIFGGVTAGMAVIAMFRHNASAGGMTVLALLIEQRMGIKTGWTQLSLDFFIFAWSASILSPENLIYSLIGAITMNLMIAWNFRIEQSAPKSAA; this is encoded by the coding sequence ATGTCCCGTTCCAGTTTTAAGCACCTGATTTCTTTCTATGACTTGCAGGGTCTGTGTTTTGGCATACTGTTAGCCTGCTTGGCTATGGTATTGCTCAAGGGGGCTGGTTTGGTCACGGGGCAAACAGCTGGCCTAGCGCTGCTGTTGTCTTACCTGACTCCTCTGGATTTTGGGTTGCTGTTCTTTTTGCTGACACTGCCATTTCTTCTGATGGGCTGGACGATGCGAGGAGCCGTTTTTGCGATGCGCACAGCCTTTGCAGTGATCAGCATTTCGGTTCTGGTGCCGTTCTTTAGCAAACATATTGAATTTGCATCCATCCACCCTTTAAGCGCAGCGATCTTTGGTGGTGTGACGGCTGGCATGGCTGTGATTGCTATGTTCCGCCACAATGCCTCTGCTGGCGGAATGACAGTTCTGGCGCTGCTAATTGAGCAAAGGATGGGGATCAAAACCGGATGGACCCAATTGAGCTTAGATTTCTTCATATTCGCTTGGTCTGCTTCGATTCTGTCCCCGGAAAATCTGATTTATTCTCTGATCGGTGCGATCACTATGAACCTGATGATTGCTTGGAACTTCAGAATTGAGCAAAGCGCCCCAAAATCGGCAGCCTAA